The following coding sequences lie in one Deltaproteobacteria bacterium HGW-Deltaproteobacteria-18 genomic window:
- a CDS encoding branched-chain amino acid ABC transporter permease codes for MNCDTLSTAGRTESTLVSAFRQTLPIILGYVPVGFAYGVLAQKSGLSGINTVLMSLLVFAGSAQLIAVGLFAAKAAPLAIVATTFVVNLRHLLMSAALAPYLRGWSKSRLGLFSYQLTDETFALHVGRFAKSETGPGETFGINVIAQSAWVGGTVLGLAASTLITDIRPIGLDYALPAMFIALLLGQLKSRQHLAVAVIAGVLSTVLMLAGLDQSHVLAATIIAATIGLGVHAWTSRQSS; via the coding sequence ATGAACTGCGACACCCTTTCCACCGCCGGCCGGACCGAATCCACGCTGGTCTCGGCATTCAGGCAGACCCTGCCCATCATCCTGGGCTACGTGCCAGTAGGCTTTGCCTATGGCGTTCTGGCCCAGAAATCCGGTCTTTCGGGCATCAACACCGTTCTCATGAGCCTGCTGGTCTTTGCCGGTTCGGCCCAGCTCATCGCGGTCGGCCTGTTTGCGGCCAAAGCCGCACCTCTGGCTATCGTGGCCACGACTTTTGTCGTCAATCTGCGCCACCTGCTCATGTCGGCGGCCCTGGCCCCCTATCTGCGAGGCTGGAGCAAATCGCGCCTGGGCCTCTTCTCCTATCAGCTGACGGACGAAACCTTTGCCCTGCATGTCGGACGCTTCGCAAAAAGCGAGACCGGACCGGGTGAGACCTTCGGCATCAACGTCATCGCCCAGAGCGCCTGGGTCGGCGGGACTGTCCTTGGCCTGGCCGCAAGCACGCTCATCACCGACATCCGGCCCATCGGCCTTGATTACGCCCTGCCGGCCATGTTCATCGCGCTGCTGCTGGGTCAGCTCAAGTCGCGGCAGCACCTCGCCGTGGCCGTCATCGCGGGCGTCCTGTCCACAGTCCTCATGCTCGCGGGCCTTGACCAGAGTCATGTCCTGGCCGCGACCATCATCGCCGCAACCATTGGCCTTGGAGTTCACGCATGGACCAGCAGACAATCTTCCTGA
- a CDS encoding branched chain amino acid ABC transporter, with the protein MDQQTIFLTILGMMAVTYVPRALPLLALAQRTLPDSVVRWLGFIPVAVLSAMLLPSLVVTEKGLDFSAENIFLWAAIPTFAVCWKTKSFVGAIVTGMGCVALGRLFLA; encoded by the coding sequence ATGGACCAGCAGACAATCTTCCTGACCATTCTCGGCATGATGGCCGTGACCTATGTCCCGCGCGCCCTGCCGCTCCTGGCCCTGGCGCAGCGCACCCTGCCCGATTCCGTTGTGCGCTGGCTGGGCTTCATCCCCGTGGCGGTGCTTTCGGCCATGCTGCTGCCGTCGCTTGTCGTAACGGAAAAAGGGCTTGATTTCTCCGCTGAAAACATCTTTCTGTGGGCGGCCATCCCGACCTTCGCGGTGTGCTGGAAAACAAAGAGCTTTGTCGGCGCCATCGTCACCGGCATGGGCTGCGTGGCACTGGGCAGATTATTTTTAGCATAA
- a CDS encoding aspartate aminotransferase has protein sequence MSFRFTNRIQNTPKSFIREILKVTQDPSITSFAGGLPNPSLFPIEALQEAARETLATSGARALQYSTTEGHAELRAWIANRYSRHGVSVDPDQVLITTGSQQCLDLLGKLFIEKDDEVILERPSYLGTIQAFTMFEPRFVTVDLEADGPNLAQVEALLATGQPKLFYAVPNFQNPSGLTYSRAKREELGKLLQKYPETLFIEDDPYGELRFCGEHHKPVFAHTGGRSIMLGSFSKITVPGFRLGWMVAPPEIIRLAVKAKQAADLHSSTFNQFVIAEYLKKHSIDEHIAKITACYGSQAAAMVRTLEREAPEGVTFTRPEGGMFSWVTLPEGKGSCMDLFNLAIEQKVAFVPGMPFYTDGTGQNTLRLNFSNASEQTIDTGITRLCRCMKDFLNAS, from the coding sequence ATGAGTTTTCGATTCACCAACCGCATCCAGAACACTCCGAAATCATTCATTCGCGAGATACTCAAAGTCACCCAGGACCCGAGCATCACCTCCTTTGCCGGCGGACTTCCCAACCCGAGCCTTTTTCCCATTGAGGCCCTGCAGGAAGCCGCCCGCGAAACCCTGGCCACGTCCGGAGCGCGCGCCCTGCAGTACTCGACCACGGAAGGCCACGCCGAGCTCAGGGCCTGGATCGCAAACCGCTACTCCCGTCACGGCGTGAGCGTGGACCCGGATCAGGTGCTGATCACCACCGGCTCCCAGCAGTGTCTCGATCTTTTGGGCAAGCTCTTCATTGAAAAGGACGACGAGGTCATCCTGGAAAGACCGAGCTACCTGGGCACCATCCAGGCTTTCACCATGTTCGAGCCACGCTTCGTCACCGTGGATTTGGAGGCCGACGGCCCCAATCTGGCGCAGGTCGAAGCCCTGCTTGCCACGGGCCAACCCAAGCTCTTCTACGCCGTGCCCAACTTCCAGAACCCCTCGGGCCTGACCTACTCCAGGGCCAAACGCGAGGAGCTCGGCAAGCTGCTGCAAAAGTATCCCGAAACCCTCTTCATCGAGGACGACCCCTACGGCGAACTGCGTTTCTGCGGCGAACACCACAAGCCCGTATTCGCCCATACCGGCGGTCGCAGCATCATGCTCGGCAGCTTCTCCAAGATCACGGTGCCGGGCTTTCGCCTCGGCTGGATGGTCGCGCCCCCGGAAATCATCCGCCTCGCGGTCAAGGCCAAGCAGGCCGCGGACCTGCACTCCTCGACCTTCAACCAGTTCGTCATCGCCGAGTACCTCAAAAAACACTCCATCGACGAACACATCGCCAAGATAACCGCCTGCTACGGCTCCCAGGCGGCGGCCATGGTCCGGACCCTGGAACGGGAAGCCCCCGAAGGCGTGACCTTCACCCGCCCCGAAGGCGGCATGTTCTCCTGGGTCACACTGCCCGAGGGCAAGGGCTCGTGCATGGACCTTTTCAACCTGGCCATCGAACAGAAGGTCGCCTTTGTGCCGGGCATGCCCTTCTACACCGACGGCACGGGCCAGAACACCCTGCGCCTCAATTTCTCCAACGCCTCGGAGCAAACCATCGACACCGGCATCACCCGGCTGTGCCGCTGCATGAAGGATTTCCTGAACGCGTCCTAG
- a CDS encoding PLP-dependent aminotransferase family protein codes for MEDFRYRQIEQNLMQQIASGTLGPGARLPSLRHVSLRSRVAVSTVLQAYAELERKGVIESRPRSGFFVRRDARQLPPPPRNPRPVLRPHTVNRSQLISAVLETVGDRELLPLGINCPSEELLPYRELAKVAARLSREDPKRQVSYLPVEGSLELRRQLSLRAAQAGLAVRPEEIIITCGALEALHVAVRSLVRPGDNVLIQAPSYFCFQQLLENQGVRSIEIPSHPRHGVDPADVERALERFDISACIFTPNFNNPDGSLTSDSAKREIVELLARREIPLIEDDVAGDLHFGPVRPSVFKMYDDLGLVILCSSLSKTLCPGYRIGWIMPGRFYREAYEVKATTNVCSATLTQEAVGAYLREGRYDRHLRGLRRALQQQTQSMQLHVSRTFPEGTRVGRPEGGGVLWVELPGGVDSVELMYRAREAGISIAPGTIFSTQDRFSGHVRLNSGNPWTVELAEGIERLGDLVAEMVGA; via the coding sequence ATGGAAGATTTCAGATACCGTCAGATCGAGCAGAACCTCATGCAGCAGATCGCCTCGGGAACCCTTGGTCCCGGGGCCAGGCTGCCTTCCCTGCGTCATGTCAGCCTGCGTAGCCGGGTGGCGGTGAGCACTGTGCTGCAGGCCTACGCCGAACTGGAACGCAAGGGGGTCATCGAGTCGCGGCCCAGATCCGGTTTTTTCGTGCGGCGCGACGCTCGGCAACTGCCTCCTCCCCCGCGCAATCCCCGGCCCGTTCTCCGGCCCCACACCGTCAACCGCAGCCAGCTCATTTCCGCCGTGCTCGAGACCGTGGGCGACCGGGAGCTTCTGCCTCTGGGTATCAACTGCCCTTCCGAGGAACTGCTGCCTTACCGCGAACTGGCCAAGGTGGCGGCCCGTTTGTCGCGGGAAGATCCCAAGCGGCAGGTCAGCTATCTGCCCGTGGAAGGCAGCCTCGAGCTGCGCCGCCAGCTGTCCCTGCGAGCGGCCCAGGCGGGGCTTGCCGTGCGGCCCGAGGAGATCATCATCACCTGCGGGGCGCTCGAAGCCCTGCATGTGGCCGTGCGCAGTCTGGTGCGGCCCGGCGACAACGTGCTCATCCAGGCCCCGTCCTATTTCTGTTTTCAGCAGCTTCTGGAGAATCAGGGCGTGCGCTCCATCGAGATTCCCTCCCATCCACGGCACGGGGTGGACCCAGCCGACGTGGAACGGGCCCTGGAGCGGTTCGACATCAGCGCTTGCATCTTTACCCCCAATTTCAACAATCCCGACGGGTCCCTGACTTCGGACAGCGCCAAGCGGGAAATAGTGGAGCTTCTGGCCAGACGGGAGATCCCGCTTATCGAGGACGATGTCGCCGGGGATCTGCATTTCGGTCCGGTCCGGCCTTCGGTCTTCAAGATGTATGATGACCTGGGGCTGGTCATCCTCTGTTCGTCCCTGTCCAAGACGCTGTGCCCTGGCTACCGCATCGGCTGGATCATGCCGGGCCGGTTTTATCGTGAGGCCTATGAGGTCAAGGCCACCACCAACGTTTGCTCCGCGACTCTCACCCAGGAAGCCGTTGGCGCCTATTTGCGCGAGGGCCGCTATGATCGGCACCTGCGTGGTCTGCGCCGGGCCTTGCAGCAGCAGACGCAGTCCATGCAGCTGCACGTGAGCCGCACCTTCCCGGAAGGCACGCGGGTCGGCAGGCCGGAGGGCGGGGGAGTCTTGTGGGTGGAACTGCCCGGGGGCGTGGACTCGGTGGAGCTCATGTATCGGGCCAGGGAAGCGGGCATCAGCATCGCCCCCGGCACCATCTTTTCGACCCAGGACCGTTTTTCCGGACACGTACGTCTCAACTCCGGCAATCCCTGGACCGTTGAGCTGGCTGAAGGGATAGAGCGTCTGGGCGACCTGGTGGCCGAGATGGTTGGCGCATGA